In Nasonia vitripennis strain AsymCx chromosome 2, Nvit_psr_1.1, whole genome shotgun sequence, a genomic segment contains:
- the LOC100114613 gene encoding uncharacterized protein LOC100114613 isoform X1 has translation MEGGDGGDGSTPIRVNSTAIKAAQQEMGRLDVLVCGQCHSVFHFVDEFQEHRSKEGACSKVSSFRENSNNEQKAQVWAFLLWKDTQIQQDSPDKDNSWKLYQKWCKMDTHVRDCWITAGKTIQTFTKISNTKMQEVPRQQGNITTDGGKTVVVRKIIRNGQPESPEKKEFKPDIKIKTEPTDNKGKVKLKPSIKPKEKTSDAGENNAESSGEEYAVEKILAKRFNPKKKVYEYLLKWEGYAHEHNTWEEVTHVSVTCKQLMDEFEQNLAKQKELKAQQVAKSINRANQMNMAQKIVKVDNSKAGPSSAAQAGRPMRSSKSKALDQVKQWCGSMKDEDNDLLGKRKIAFTDSDSDDDGGMGSVGNVNTIKRSKHDTSGDDDWTAESEEDKVVMGRSDVIQRAFSRANAQSNGSNRSSGPMTGTDLANSMLANKNIVNTKATNAQPQSNVYIVHRKDGIIKLDSSPTNKISVKGPNQSANSGVLMVQNRDGVMRKQIVSAGALHSNSITPVKVTSKADGTQVVTQMKVVPKSTPAKTGAVTAPKNEPIKIQPKPDPNQMQQIHLVTAVPSPLGIQTQRVTSAVRPTGQRTADGRPLLPRPAGIRSSTPSSSNVVSITQTRTPIRAPPPKQIIQQKRTTPTSTIVQVSSPNTLTSIKPKITVMNQQGKVIQKTVVSPAQATRPIIKTTPVSRNQSLITPQQKMMMARRKVAEQAGVLAKSGARGGSTTAARGGARPKGRLPDTTSTANKPKESKLAETDGLHMEFHEIESEESSSEGEPDFPPVPAEPAQPAEPDSPPRQFTLCPHTGRIIGPDGEPLDQPEPEPEPAPAPTPMAIVQVSATGTTVTADGIITSSSNANDNSAELVLPNLDSLTDATGGIVRVEMSPGGTTGTIVQANDPTPITLNAGVVVPGPDLPCLDDPSIEVQTTSTGGVVVNVPPIAMPETTAVTTTTVGVVPTVPATAVVTTATTTTTAEPTGLEAIPSTETAILPDVTKEEMITGSTEIATTEATTAGTNVKMEESGGLVTITGDDGVVYQVTGQAEDGQTLLVTRGPDGEQQCVYVTTEQQAGEDGSVLTLDHAVAEAVAQLMPDQVNLTPQFYVKEGTDGTVEGAEVGTADNQQMVMSIMDSTNTVVATGQEDSENQAQVVAQVIQADEPTPGGTRRVVLLLPDGNLMMTEVDEEQYAALELDK, from the exons CAACAAGAAATGGGAAGGTTAGATGTACTGGTTTGCGGCCAGTGCCATTCTGTCTTTCATTTTGTTGATGAATTCCAAGAGCATCGTTCTAAGGAAGGAGCGTGTTCTAAAGTTTCTTCGTTCAGAGAAAATAGCAAT AATGAGCAAAAGGCACAAGTATGGGCATTTTTGCTCTGGAAAGATACGCAAATACAACAAGATAGTCCAGACAAGGATAATTCATGGAAGCTCTACCAGAAATGGTGCAAGATGGATACGCATGTTAGAGATTGCTGGATAACAGCTGGCAAGACCATTCAGACTTTCACGAAAATAAGTAATACAAAGATGCAAGAAGTACCACGTCAACAAGGTAATATCACAACAGATG GGGGTAAAACTGTTGTtgtacgtaaaataataagaaatggACAACCCGAGAGTCCTGAAAAGAAAGAATTTAAGCctgatattaaaattaaaacagaaCCTACTGACAACAAAGGCAAGGTTAAGCTGAAACCTTCCATCAAGCCAaag GAAAAGACAAGTGATGCTGGTGAGAATAATGCTGAATCCAGTGGCGAAGAATATGCTGTTGAGAAAATTCTGGCAAAACGGTTTAATCCAAAGAAAAAAGTTTACGAGTATTTGCTCAAGTGGGAAGGATATGCGCA TGAACACAATACATGGGAAGAAGTGACGCACGTCAGCGTGACATGTAAACAGTTAATGGACGAATTTGAACAAAATCTTGCCAAACAGAAAGAGCTGAAAGCTCAACAAGTAGCTAAATCTATTAATCGAGCTAACCAAATGAACATGGCACAAAAGATCGTAAAAGTTGATAACTCTAAAGCAGGACCAAGTTCGGCTGCTCAAGCTGG GCGGCCAATGCGGTCAAGTAAATCTAAAGCATTGGACCAAGTGAAACAATGGTGTGGATCAATGAAAGACGAAGACAATGATT TACTTGGCAAACGGAAAATCGCCTTCACGGATAGTGATTCAGACGACGATGGTGGCATGGGTAGTGTAGGCAACGTGAATACAATAAAACGCAGCAAGCATGATACTAGCGGTGACGACGACTGGACGGCTGAATCCGAAGAAGACAAGGTGGTGATGGGGCGCAGCGATGTAATCCAGCGTGCTTTTAGCCGAGCAAACGCACAATCCAATGGTTCGAATCGGTCGAGTGGCCCAATGACCGGCACCGACCTAGCTAATAGTATGCTTGCAAATAAGAATATTGTGAATACGAAAGCAACCAACGCCCAACCGCAATCTAATGTGTACATAGTGCATCGAAAAGACGGCATCATCAAACTAGACTCCTCGCCGACAAACAAGATATCTGTGAAGGGTCCAAATCAGTCGGCCAACAGCGGCGTTTTGATGGTCCAAAATCGTGATGGCGTCATGAGAAAGCAGATCGTTTCAGCGGGTGCGTTACATTCTAATTCCATAACTCCGGTCAAAGTGACCTCCAAGGCCGATGGCACACAAGTCGTGACCCAAATGAAGGTCGTGCCTAAGTCCACGCCGGCAAAAACAGGTGCAGTTACAGCGCCTAAGAACGAGCCTATTAAGATTCAGCCCAAGCCCGATCCTAATCAAATGCAACAAATTCACCTCGTTACAGCAGTCCCCAGCCCCCTAGGAATACAGACCCAGAGAGTGACGTCAGCCGTAAGACCGACGGGCCAACGCACCGCAGACGGACGGCCGTTGCTCCCGAGACCTGCAGGTATACGCTCCTCCACGCCGTCGAGTAGCAACGTAGTAAGCATCACACAAACACGCACGCCGATAAGGGCACCCCCGCCAAAGCAAATTATCCAACAAAAGCGTACTACGCCGACGTCCACAATCGTTCAGGTTTCATCGCCAAACACTCTCACGAGCATCAAGCCCAAGATCACGGTGATGAATCAGCAGGGCAAGGTCATCCAAAAGACGGTAGTGAGCCCCGCTCAAGCAACGCGACCCATTATCAAAACGACGCCCGTCAGCAGAAACCAGTCTCTTATCACACCCCAGCAGAAAATGATGATGGCCAGGAGGAAGGTAGCTGAGCAGGCTGGTGTACTAGCTAAGAGTGGAGCAAGAGGTGGCTCGACAACTGCCGCAAGAGGAGGTGCGCGGCCTAAAGGTAGGCTGCCCGACACCACGTCTACGGCCAACAAGCCAAAAGAGAGCAAGCTTGCCGAGACGGATGGCCTGCACATGGAATTCCACGAGATCGAGTCTGAAGAGAGTAGCAGTGAAGGAGAACCGGATTTCCCGCCAGTACCTGCAGAACCAGCTCAGCCTGCCGAGCCCGACAGTCCTCCAAGGCAGTTTACTCTTTGCCCACATACCGGACGAATCATAGGTCCCGATGGCGAACCCTTAGATCAGCCGGAACCGGAACCGGAACCGGCACCTGCACCCACGCCTATGGCCATTGTACAGGTTTCGGCTACGGGGACGACAGTCACTGCCGACGGTATCATCACCAGTAGCTCCAATGCCAACGACAATTCGGCTGAGCTTGTGTTGCCCAACCTGGATTCGCTTACGGACGCTACGGGCGGTATTGTGCGCGTGGAGATGAGTCCAGGTGGCACAACCGGTACCATTGTGCAGGCGAATGACCCCACTCCCATTACTTTAAACGCGGGCGTTGTGGTGCCAGGACCTGATCTGCCTTGTCTTGATGACCCTTCTATCGAGGTACAGACGACAAGTACCGGTGGTGTTGTTGTGAACGTGCCGCCAATCGCTATGCCCGAAACAACGGCGGTAACTACAACAACAGTTGGTGTAGTGCCCACAGTTCCAGCCACAGCTGTGGTCACAACAGCGACAACGACAACGACCGCAGAACCTACGGGGCTTGAAGCGATACCATCGACTGAGACTGCGATTCTACCTGATGTAACAAAAGAGGAGATGATCACTGGCTCGACAGAAATCGCCACAACGGAGGCGACAACGGCGGGAACAAACGTCAAAATGGAAGAAAGTGGTGGACTGGTGACGATAACTGGAGATGACGGAGTCGTGTACCAAGTTACGGGTCAAGCAGAAGATGGACAGACGCTGCTAGTAACGCGTGGTCCTGATGGCGAACAGCAGTGTGTGTACGTAACGACAGAGCAACAAGCTGGAGAGGACGGCTCTGTGCTCACGCTCGATCACGCAGTCGCTGAGGCCGTGGCCCAGCTGATGCCCGACCAAGTGAATCTAACACCTCAGTTCTACGTGAAAGAGGGCACTGACGGTACAGTCGAAGGTGCTGAAGTTGGCACTGCCGATAATCAGCAGATGGTTATGTCCATCATGGACAGTACTAACACGGTCGTTGCTACAGGACAGGAGGACAGTGAAAACCAGGCACAAGTTGTTGCTCAAGTTATTCAGGCTGATGAACCTACACCAG GTGGAACGAGAAGAGTTGTCTTGTTATTACCAGATGGAAATTTGATGATGACTGAAGTTGATGAGGAACAATATGCTGCATTGGAGCTTGACAAATGA
- the LOC100114613 gene encoding uncharacterized protein LOC100114613 isoform X7 — MEGGDGGDGSTPIRVNSTAIKAAQQEMGRLDVLVCGQCHSVFHFVDEFQEHRSKEGACSKVSSFRENSNNEQKAQVWAFLLWKDTQIQQDSPDKDNSWKLYQKWCKMDTHVRDCWITAGKTIQTFTKISNTKMQEVPRQQGGKTVVVRKIIRNGQPESPEKKEFKPDIKIKTEPTDNKGKVKLKPSIKPKEKTSDAGENNAESSGEEYAVEKILAKRFNPKKKVYEYLLKWEGYAHEHNTWEEVTHVSVTCKQLMDEFEQNLAKQKELKAQQVAKSINRANQMNMAQKIVKVDNSKAGPSSAAQAGRPMRSSKSKALDQVKQWCGSMKDEDNDLLGKRKIAFTDSDSDDDGGMGSVGNVNTIKRSKHDTSGDDDWTAESEEDKVVMGRSDVIQRAFSRANAQSNGSNRSSGPMTGTDLANSMLANKNIVNTKATNAQPQSNVYIVHRKDGIIKLDSSPTNKISVKGPNQSANSGVLMVQNRDGVMRKQIVSAAVPSPLGIQTQRVTSAVRPTGQRTADGRPLLPRPAGIRSSTPSSSNVVSITQTRTPIRAPPPKQIIQQKRTTPTSTIVQVSSPNTLTSIKPKITVMNQQGKVIQKTVVSPAQATRPIIKTTPVSRNQSLITPQQKMMMARRKVAEQAGVLAKSGARGGSTTAARGGARPKGRLPDTTSTANKPKESKLAETDGLHMEFHEIESEESSSEGEPDFPPVPAEPAQPAEPDSPPRQFTLCPHTGRIIGPDGEPLDQPEPEPEPAPAPTPMAIVQVSATGTTVTADGIITSSSNANDNSAELVLPNLDSLTDATGGIVRVEMSPGGTTGTIVQANDPTPITLNAGVVVPGPDLPCLDDPSIEVQTTSTGGVVVNVPPIAMPETTAVTTTTVGVVPTVPATAVVTTATTTTTAEPTGLEAIPSTETAILPDVTKEEMITGSTEIATTEATTAGTNVKMEESGGLVTITGDDGVVYQVTGQAEDGQTLLVTRGPDGEQQCVYVTTEQQAGEDGSVLTLDHAVAEAVAQLMPDQVNLTPQFYVKEGTDGTVEGAEVGTADNQQMVMSIMDSTNTVVATGQEDSENQAQVVAQVIQADEPTPGGTRRVVLLLPDGNLMMTEVDEEQYAALELDK, encoded by the exons CAACAAGAAATGGGAAGGTTAGATGTACTGGTTTGCGGCCAGTGCCATTCTGTCTTTCATTTTGTTGATGAATTCCAAGAGCATCGTTCTAAGGAAGGAGCGTGTTCTAAAGTTTCTTCGTTCAGAGAAAATAGCAAT AATGAGCAAAAGGCACAAGTATGGGCATTTTTGCTCTGGAAAGATACGCAAATACAACAAGATAGTCCAGACAAGGATAATTCATGGAAGCTCTACCAGAAATGGTGCAAGATGGATACGCATGTTAGAGATTGCTGGATAACAGCTGGCAAGACCATTCAGACTTTCACGAAAATAAGTAATACAAAGATGCAAGAAGTACCACGTCAACAAG GGGGTAAAACTGTTGTtgtacgtaaaataataagaaatggACAACCCGAGAGTCCTGAAAAGAAAGAATTTAAGCctgatattaaaattaaaacagaaCCTACTGACAACAAAGGCAAGGTTAAGCTGAAACCTTCCATCAAGCCAaag GAAAAGACAAGTGATGCTGGTGAGAATAATGCTGAATCCAGTGGCGAAGAATATGCTGTTGAGAAAATTCTGGCAAAACGGTTTAATCCAAAGAAAAAAGTTTACGAGTATTTGCTCAAGTGGGAAGGATATGCGCA TGAACACAATACATGGGAAGAAGTGACGCACGTCAGCGTGACATGTAAACAGTTAATGGACGAATTTGAACAAAATCTTGCCAAACAGAAAGAGCTGAAAGCTCAACAAGTAGCTAAATCTATTAATCGAGCTAACCAAATGAACATGGCACAAAAGATCGTAAAAGTTGATAACTCTAAAGCAGGACCAAGTTCGGCTGCTCAAGCTGG GCGGCCAATGCGGTCAAGTAAATCTAAAGCATTGGACCAAGTGAAACAATGGTGTGGATCAATGAAAGACGAAGACAATGATT TACTTGGCAAACGGAAAATCGCCTTCACGGATAGTGATTCAGACGACGATGGTGGCATGGGTAGTGTAGGCAACGTGAATACAATAAAACGCAGCAAGCATGATACTAGCGGTGACGACGACTGGACGGCTGAATCCGAAGAAGACAAGGTGGTGATGGGGCGCAGCGATGTAATCCAGCGTGCTTTTAGCCGAGCAAACGCACAATCCAATGGTTCGAATCGGTCGAGTGGCCCAATGACCGGCACCGACCTAGCTAATAGTATGCTTGCAAATAAGAATATTGTGAATACGAAAGCAACCAACGCCCAACCGCAATCTAATGTGTACATAGTGCATCGAAAAGACGGCATCATCAAACTAGACTCCTCGCCGACAAACAAGATATCTGTGAAGGGTCCAAATCAGTCGGCCAACAGCGGCGTTTTGATGGTCCAAAATCGTGATGGCGTCATGAGAAAGCAGATCGTTTCAGCGG CAGTCCCCAGCCCCCTAGGAATACAGACCCAGAGAGTGACGTCAGCCGTAAGACCGACGGGCCAACGCACCGCAGACGGACGGCCGTTGCTCCCGAGACCTGCAGGTATACGCTCCTCCACGCCGTCGAGTAGCAACGTAGTAAGCATCACACAAACACGCACGCCGATAAGGGCACCCCCGCCAAAGCAAATTATCCAACAAAAGCGTACTACGCCGACGTCCACAATCGTTCAGGTTTCATCGCCAAACACTCTCACGAGCATCAAGCCCAAGATCACGGTGATGAATCAGCAGGGCAAGGTCATCCAAAAGACGGTAGTGAGCCCCGCTCAAGCAACGCGACCCATTATCAAAACGACGCCCGTCAGCAGAAACCAGTCTCTTATCACACCCCAGCAGAAAATGATGATGGCCAGGAGGAAGGTAGCTGAGCAGGCTGGTGTACTAGCTAAGAGTGGAGCAAGAGGTGGCTCGACAACTGCCGCAAGAGGAGGTGCGCGGCCTAAAGGTAGGCTGCCCGACACCACGTCTACGGCCAACAAGCCAAAAGAGAGCAAGCTTGCCGAGACGGATGGCCTGCACATGGAATTCCACGAGATCGAGTCTGAAGAGAGTAGCAGTGAAGGAGAACCGGATTTCCCGCCAGTACCTGCAGAACCAGCTCAGCCTGCCGAGCCCGACAGTCCTCCAAGGCAGTTTACTCTTTGCCCACATACCGGACGAATCATAGGTCCCGATGGCGAACCCTTAGATCAGCCGGAACCGGAACCGGAACCGGCACCTGCACCCACGCCTATGGCCATTGTACAGGTTTCGGCTACGGGGACGACAGTCACTGCCGACGGTATCATCACCAGTAGCTCCAATGCCAACGACAATTCGGCTGAGCTTGTGTTGCCCAACCTGGATTCGCTTACGGACGCTACGGGCGGTATTGTGCGCGTGGAGATGAGTCCAGGTGGCACAACCGGTACCATTGTGCAGGCGAATGACCCCACTCCCATTACTTTAAACGCGGGCGTTGTGGTGCCAGGACCTGATCTGCCTTGTCTTGATGACCCTTCTATCGAGGTACAGACGACAAGTACCGGTGGTGTTGTTGTGAACGTGCCGCCAATCGCTATGCCCGAAACAACGGCGGTAACTACAACAACAGTTGGTGTAGTGCCCACAGTTCCAGCCACAGCTGTGGTCACAACAGCGACAACGACAACGACCGCAGAACCTACGGGGCTTGAAGCGATACCATCGACTGAGACTGCGATTCTACCTGATGTAACAAAAGAGGAGATGATCACTGGCTCGACAGAAATCGCCACAACGGAGGCGACAACGGCGGGAACAAACGTCAAAATGGAAGAAAGTGGTGGACTGGTGACGATAACTGGAGATGACGGAGTCGTGTACCAAGTTACGGGTCAAGCAGAAGATGGACAGACGCTGCTAGTAACGCGTGGTCCTGATGGCGAACAGCAGTGTGTGTACGTAACGACAGAGCAACAAGCTGGAGAGGACGGCTCTGTGCTCACGCTCGATCACGCAGTCGCTGAGGCCGTGGCCCAGCTGATGCCCGACCAAGTGAATCTAACACCTCAGTTCTACGTGAAAGAGGGCACTGACGGTACAGTCGAAGGTGCTGAAGTTGGCACTGCCGATAATCAGCAGATGGTTATGTCCATCATGGACAGTACTAACACGGTCGTTGCTACAGGACAGGAGGACAGTGAAAACCAGGCACAAGTTGTTGCTCAAGTTATTCAGGCTGATGAACCTACACCAG GTGGAACGAGAAGAGTTGTCTTGTTATTACCAGATGGAAATTTGATGATGACTGAAGTTGATGAGGAACAATATGCTGCATTGGAGCTTGACAAATGA
- the LOC100114613 gene encoding uncharacterized protein LOC100114613 isoform X2 — MEGGDGGDGSTPIRVNSTAIKAAQQEMGRLDVLVCGQCHSVFHFVDEFQEHRSKEGACSKVSSFRENSNNEQKAQVWAFLLWKDTQIQQDSPDKDNSWKLYQKWCKMDTHVRDCWITAGKTIQTFTKISNTKMQEVPRQQGGKTVVVRKIIRNGQPESPEKKEFKPDIKIKTEPTDNKGKVKLKPSIKPKEKTSDAGENNAESSGEEYAVEKILAKRFNPKKKVYEYLLKWEGYAHEHNTWEEVTHVSVTCKQLMDEFEQNLAKQKELKAQQVAKSINRANQMNMAQKIVKVDNSKAGPSSAAQAGRPMRSSKSKALDQVKQWCGSMKDEDNDLLGKRKIAFTDSDSDDDGGMGSVGNVNTIKRSKHDTSGDDDWTAESEEDKVVMGRSDVIQRAFSRANAQSNGSNRSSGPMTGTDLANSMLANKNIVNTKATNAQPQSNVYIVHRKDGIIKLDSSPTNKISVKGPNQSANSGVLMVQNRDGVMRKQIVSAGALHSNSITPVKVTSKADGTQVVTQMKVVPKSTPAKTGAVTAPKNEPIKIQPKPDPNQMQQIHLVTAVPSPLGIQTQRVTSAVRPTGQRTADGRPLLPRPAGIRSSTPSSSNVVSITQTRTPIRAPPPKQIIQQKRTTPTSTIVQVSSPNTLTSIKPKITVMNQQGKVIQKTVVSPAQATRPIIKTTPVSRNQSLITPQQKMMMARRKVAEQAGVLAKSGARGGSTTAARGGARPKGRLPDTTSTANKPKESKLAETDGLHMEFHEIESEESSSEGEPDFPPVPAEPAQPAEPDSPPRQFTLCPHTGRIIGPDGEPLDQPEPEPEPAPAPTPMAIVQVSATGTTVTADGIITSSSNANDNSAELVLPNLDSLTDATGGIVRVEMSPGGTTGTIVQANDPTPITLNAGVVVPGPDLPCLDDPSIEVQTTSTGGVVVNVPPIAMPETTAVTTTTVGVVPTVPATAVVTTATTTTTAEPTGLEAIPSTETAILPDVTKEEMITGSTEIATTEATTAGTNVKMEESGGLVTITGDDGVVYQVTGQAEDGQTLLVTRGPDGEQQCVYVTTEQQAGEDGSVLTLDHAVAEAVAQLMPDQVNLTPQFYVKEGTDGTVEGAEVGTADNQQMVMSIMDSTNTVVATGQEDSENQAQVVAQVIQADEPTPGGTRRVVLLLPDGNLMMTEVDEEQYAALELDK; from the exons CAACAAGAAATGGGAAGGTTAGATGTACTGGTTTGCGGCCAGTGCCATTCTGTCTTTCATTTTGTTGATGAATTCCAAGAGCATCGTTCTAAGGAAGGAGCGTGTTCTAAAGTTTCTTCGTTCAGAGAAAATAGCAAT AATGAGCAAAAGGCACAAGTATGGGCATTTTTGCTCTGGAAAGATACGCAAATACAACAAGATAGTCCAGACAAGGATAATTCATGGAAGCTCTACCAGAAATGGTGCAAGATGGATACGCATGTTAGAGATTGCTGGATAACAGCTGGCAAGACCATTCAGACTTTCACGAAAATAAGTAATACAAAGATGCAAGAAGTACCACGTCAACAAG GGGGTAAAACTGTTGTtgtacgtaaaataataagaaatggACAACCCGAGAGTCCTGAAAAGAAAGAATTTAAGCctgatattaaaattaaaacagaaCCTACTGACAACAAAGGCAAGGTTAAGCTGAAACCTTCCATCAAGCCAaag GAAAAGACAAGTGATGCTGGTGAGAATAATGCTGAATCCAGTGGCGAAGAATATGCTGTTGAGAAAATTCTGGCAAAACGGTTTAATCCAAAGAAAAAAGTTTACGAGTATTTGCTCAAGTGGGAAGGATATGCGCA TGAACACAATACATGGGAAGAAGTGACGCACGTCAGCGTGACATGTAAACAGTTAATGGACGAATTTGAACAAAATCTTGCCAAACAGAAAGAGCTGAAAGCTCAACAAGTAGCTAAATCTATTAATCGAGCTAACCAAATGAACATGGCACAAAAGATCGTAAAAGTTGATAACTCTAAAGCAGGACCAAGTTCGGCTGCTCAAGCTGG GCGGCCAATGCGGTCAAGTAAATCTAAAGCATTGGACCAAGTGAAACAATGGTGTGGATCAATGAAAGACGAAGACAATGATT TACTTGGCAAACGGAAAATCGCCTTCACGGATAGTGATTCAGACGACGATGGTGGCATGGGTAGTGTAGGCAACGTGAATACAATAAAACGCAGCAAGCATGATACTAGCGGTGACGACGACTGGACGGCTGAATCCGAAGAAGACAAGGTGGTGATGGGGCGCAGCGATGTAATCCAGCGTGCTTTTAGCCGAGCAAACGCACAATCCAATGGTTCGAATCGGTCGAGTGGCCCAATGACCGGCACCGACCTAGCTAATAGTATGCTTGCAAATAAGAATATTGTGAATACGAAAGCAACCAACGCCCAACCGCAATCTAATGTGTACATAGTGCATCGAAAAGACGGCATCATCAAACTAGACTCCTCGCCGACAAACAAGATATCTGTGAAGGGTCCAAATCAGTCGGCCAACAGCGGCGTTTTGATGGTCCAAAATCGTGATGGCGTCATGAGAAAGCAGATCGTTTCAGCGGGTGCGTTACATTCTAATTCCATAACTCCGGTCAAAGTGACCTCCAAGGCCGATGGCACACAAGTCGTGACCCAAATGAAGGTCGTGCCTAAGTCCACGCCGGCAAAAACAGGTGCAGTTACAGCGCCTAAGAACGAGCCTATTAAGATTCAGCCCAAGCCCGATCCTAATCAAATGCAACAAATTCACCTCGTTACAGCAGTCCCCAGCCCCCTAGGAATACAGACCCAGAGAGTGACGTCAGCCGTAAGACCGACGGGCCAACGCACCGCAGACGGACGGCCGTTGCTCCCGAGACCTGCAGGTATACGCTCCTCCACGCCGTCGAGTAGCAACGTAGTAAGCATCACACAAACACGCACGCCGATAAGGGCACCCCCGCCAAAGCAAATTATCCAACAAAAGCGTACTACGCCGACGTCCACAATCGTTCAGGTTTCATCGCCAAACACTCTCACGAGCATCAAGCCCAAGATCACGGTGATGAATCAGCAGGGCAAGGTCATCCAAAAGACGGTAGTGAGCCCCGCTCAAGCAACGCGACCCATTATCAAAACGACGCCCGTCAGCAGAAACCAGTCTCTTATCACACCCCAGCAGAAAATGATGATGGCCAGGAGGAAGGTAGCTGAGCAGGCTGGTGTACTAGCTAAGAGTGGAGCAAGAGGTGGCTCGACAACTGCCGCAAGAGGAGGTGCGCGGCCTAAAGGTAGGCTGCCCGACACCACGTCTACGGCCAACAAGCCAAAAGAGAGCAAGCTTGCCGAGACGGATGGCCTGCACATGGAATTCCACGAGATCGAGTCTGAAGAGAGTAGCAGTGAAGGAGAACCGGATTTCCCGCCAGTACCTGCAGAACCAGCTCAGCCTGCCGAGCCCGACAGTCCTCCAAGGCAGTTTACTCTTTGCCCACATACCGGACGAATCATAGGTCCCGATGGCGAACCCTTAGATCAGCCGGAACCGGAACCGGAACCGGCACCTGCACCCACGCCTATGGCCATTGTACAGGTTTCGGCTACGGGGACGACAGTCACTGCCGACGGTATCATCACCAGTAGCTCCAATGCCAACGACAATTCGGCTGAGCTTGTGTTGCCCAACCTGGATTCGCTTACGGACGCTACGGGCGGTATTGTGCGCGTGGAGATGAGTCCAGGTGGCACAACCGGTACCATTGTGCAGGCGAATGACCCCACTCCCATTACTTTAAACGCGGGCGTTGTGGTGCCAGGACCTGATCTGCCTTGTCTTGATGACCCTTCTATCGAGGTACAGACGACAAGTACCGGTGGTGTTGTTGTGAACGTGCCGCCAATCGCTATGCCCGAAACAACGGCGGTAACTACAACAACAGTTGGTGTAGTGCCCACAGTTCCAGCCACAGCTGTGGTCACAACAGCGACAACGACAACGACCGCAGAACCTACGGGGCTTGAAGCGATACCATCGACTGAGACTGCGATTCTACCTGATGTAACAAAAGAGGAGATGATCACTGGCTCGACAGAAATCGCCACAACGGAGGCGACAACGGCGGGAACAAACGTCAAAATGGAAGAAAGTGGTGGACTGGTGACGATAACTGGAGATGACGGAGTCGTGTACCAAGTTACGGGTCAAGCAGAAGATGGACAGACGCTGCTAGTAACGCGTGGTCCTGATGGCGAACAGCAGTGTGTGTACGTAACGACAGAGCAACAAGCTGGAGAGGACGGCTCTGTGCTCACGCTCGATCACGCAGTCGCTGAGGCCGTGGCCCAGCTGATGCCCGACCAAGTGAATCTAACACCTCAGTTCTACGTGAAAGAGGGCACTGACGGTACAGTCGAAGGTGCTGAAGTTGGCACTGCCGATAATCAGCAGATGGTTATGTCCATCATGGACAGTACTAACACGGTCGTTGCTACAGGACAGGAGGACAGTGAAAACCAGGCACAAGTTGTTGCTCAAGTTATTCAGGCTGATGAACCTACACCAG GTGGAACGAGAAGAGTTGTCTTGTTATTACCAGATGGAAATTTGATGATGACTGAAGTTGATGAGGAACAATATGCTGCATTGGAGCTTGACAAATGA